A single region of the Micropterus dolomieu isolate WLL.071019.BEF.003 ecotype Adirondacks linkage group LG18, ASM2129224v1, whole genome shotgun sequence genome encodes:
- the LOC123956586 gene encoding 5'-AMP-activated protein kinase subunit gamma-1-like isoform X1 produces MECMPVPIDDLEAKKDPVIDGPVIDDPEHNVYTRFMKSHRCYDLVPTSSKLVVFDTSLQVKKAFFALVSNGVRAAPLWDSKRQCFVGMLTITDFINILHRYYKSPLVQIYELEEHKIETWRELYLQDSFKPLVCISPNASLYDAVSSLLKNKIHRLPVIDPLTGNTLYILTHKRILKFLKLFISEMPKPSFLRQTLEELNIGTFQNIAVVRTDTPLYTALGIFVEQRVSALPVVDDKGRVVDIYSKFDVINLAAEKTYNNLDVTVTKALQHRSQYFEGVLTCNRHETLEAIINRLVEAEVHRLVVVDEQDVVKGIVSLSDILQALVLTDGEEA; encoded by the exons ATGGAGTGT atgccAGTACCTATTGATGATCTTGAGGCCAAAAAGGACCCAGTCATAGATGGCCCAGTCATAGATG ACCCAGAGCACAATGTATACACCAGGTTTATGAAGTCCCACCGGTGTTATGACCTTGTACCTACCAGCTCCAAATTGGTTGTTTTTGATACATCACTTCAG GTCAAGAAGGCCTTTTTTGCTCTAGTTTCTAATGGGGTAAGAGCAGCGCCTCTGTGGGACAGCAAGAGGCAGTGCTTTGTTG GTATGCTAACCATCACAGACTTTATTAACATCCTTCATCGCTACTACAAATCTCCCCTG GTTCAGATATATGAGTTGGAAGAACACAAAATTGAAACATGGAGAG AGCTGTACCTTCAGGACTCTTTCAAACCCTTGGTTTGCATATCTCCCAATGCAAG TTTGTATGATGCCGTATCATCTCTGCTGAAGAACAAGATCCACAGATTGCCTGTAATTGACCCTCTGACTGGAAACACGCTCTATATTCTCACACACAAGAGGATCCTCAAGTTCCTGAAGCTTTTT ATCTCAGAGATGCCAAAACCCTCGTTCTTGAGACAAACCTTAGAGGAACTGAACATCGGGACATTCCAGAACATAGCAGTGGTCCGCACAGACACACCACTGTACACGGCGCTTGGTATTTTTGTTGAGCAGCGAGTGTCAGCGCTCCCTGTTGTGGATGACAAAG GTCGAGTTGTGGACATATACTCAAAATTTGATGTTATT AACCTTGCAGCAGAGAAGACGTACAACAACCTGGATGTGACAGTAACGAAAGCCTTGCAGCACCGCTCTCAGTACTTTGAAGGTGTGCTGACCTGCAACAGGCACGAGACCCTGGAGGCCATCATAAATAGACTGGTGGAGGCCGAG GTGCACAGGCTTGTGGTGGTGGACGAGCAGGATGTCGTGAAGGGAATCGTCTCCCTCTCAGATATACTTCAGGCACTAGTGCTTACTGATGGAGAAGAGG CTTGA
- the LOC123956586 gene encoding 5'-AMP-activated protein kinase subunit gamma-1-like isoform X2 — translation MMPVPIDDLEAKKDPVIDGPVIDDPEHNVYTRFMKSHRCYDLVPTSSKLVVFDTSLQVKKAFFALVSNGVRAAPLWDSKRQCFVGMLTITDFINILHRYYKSPLVQIYELEEHKIETWRELYLQDSFKPLVCISPNASLYDAVSSLLKNKIHRLPVIDPLTGNTLYILTHKRILKFLKLFISEMPKPSFLRQTLEELNIGTFQNIAVVRTDTPLYTALGIFVEQRVSALPVVDDKGRVVDIYSKFDVINLAAEKTYNNLDVTVTKALQHRSQYFEGVLTCNRHETLEAIINRLVEAEVHRLVVVDEQDVVKGIVSLSDILQALVLTDGEEA, via the exons ATG atgccAGTACCTATTGATGATCTTGAGGCCAAAAAGGACCCAGTCATAGATGGCCCAGTCATAGATG ACCCAGAGCACAATGTATACACCAGGTTTATGAAGTCCCACCGGTGTTATGACCTTGTACCTACCAGCTCCAAATTGGTTGTTTTTGATACATCACTTCAG GTCAAGAAGGCCTTTTTTGCTCTAGTTTCTAATGGGGTAAGAGCAGCGCCTCTGTGGGACAGCAAGAGGCAGTGCTTTGTTG GTATGCTAACCATCACAGACTTTATTAACATCCTTCATCGCTACTACAAATCTCCCCTG GTTCAGATATATGAGTTGGAAGAACACAAAATTGAAACATGGAGAG AGCTGTACCTTCAGGACTCTTTCAAACCCTTGGTTTGCATATCTCCCAATGCAAG TTTGTATGATGCCGTATCATCTCTGCTGAAGAACAAGATCCACAGATTGCCTGTAATTGACCCTCTGACTGGAAACACGCTCTATATTCTCACACACAAGAGGATCCTCAAGTTCCTGAAGCTTTTT ATCTCAGAGATGCCAAAACCCTCGTTCTTGAGACAAACCTTAGAGGAACTGAACATCGGGACATTCCAGAACATAGCAGTGGTCCGCACAGACACACCACTGTACACGGCGCTTGGTATTTTTGTTGAGCAGCGAGTGTCAGCGCTCCCTGTTGTGGATGACAAAG GTCGAGTTGTGGACATATACTCAAAATTTGATGTTATT AACCTTGCAGCAGAGAAGACGTACAACAACCTGGATGTGACAGTAACGAAAGCCTTGCAGCACCGCTCTCAGTACTTTGAAGGTGTGCTGACCTGCAACAGGCACGAGACCCTGGAGGCCATCATAAATAGACTGGTGGAGGCCGAG GTGCACAGGCTTGTGGTGGTGGACGAGCAGGATGTCGTGAAGGGAATCGTCTCCCTCTCAGATATACTTCAGGCACTAGTGCTTACTGATGGAGAAGAGG CTTGA
- the LOC123956585 gene encoding activin receptor type-1B-like → MANLRISLVVVVVQAVLYRTCEALLCNCTTAQCEKTGSQCETDGACMASTSFIDGQEQHIRTCITRENLVPPGQPFYCRSAEGLLNIHCCYTDYCNSIDLQVPSVTTQSGLGEGYGPGGTWGLVELVAVTAGPLFLLCLLLLVGMFLYQYHRRAYSHRQRLEVEDPSCDHLYLAKDRTLQDLIYDLSTSGSGSGLPLFVQRTVARTIVLQEIIGKGRFGEVWRGRWRGGDVAVKIFSSREERSWFREAEIYQTIMLRHENILGFIAADNKDNGTWTQLWLVSDYHEHGSLFDYLNRYSVTTEGMIKLALSAASGLAHLHMEILGTQGKPGIAHRDLKSKNILVKKNCTCAIADLGLAVRHDSATDTIDIAPNQRVGTKRYMAPEVLDETINMRHFDSFKCADIYALGLVYWEIARRCNSGGIHEEYQLPYYDLVPSDPSIEEMRKLVCDQKLRPNIPNWWQSYEALRVMGKIMRECWYSNGAARLTALRIKKTLSQLSIQEDIKV, encoded by the exons ATGGCTAACCTTCGGATTTCGTTAGTTGTCGTGGTTGTTCAGGCGGTCCTGTACAGAACCTGTGAGG ctctgctgtgTAACTGTACCACTGCCCAGTGCGAGAAGACTGGGTCCCAGTGTGAGACTGACGGAGCCTGCATGGCCTCCACTTCCTTCATAGATGGCCAAGAGCAGCACATCCGTACCTGCATCACACGGGAAAATCTCGTTCCCCCCGGACAGCCGTTCTACTGCCGCAGTGCAGAGGGCCTGCTCAACATCCACTGCTGCTACACTGACTACTGCAACAGCATTGACCTCCAAGTACCCTCAG TTACGACTCAGTCAGGACTGGGGGAAGGCTACGGCCCAGGTGGGACATGGGGGCTGGTAGAACTAGTCGCTGTGACTGCAGGGCCGCTATTCTTgctgtgtctgctgctgctggtgggtATGTTCCTGTATCAGTACCACCGGAGGGCCTACAGCCACAGGCAAAGGCTAGAGGTGGAGGACCCCTCCTGTGACCACCTCTACCTGGCCAAAGACAGGACCCTGCAGGACCTCATATACGATCTGTCCACTTCTGGTTCAGGCTCTG GTCTGCCTCTGTTTGTCCAGCGGACCGTGGCCAGAACCATTGTCCTCCAGGAGATTATTGGGAAAGGGCGTTTCGGCGAGGTGTGGCGAGGACGTTGGAGGGGCGGTGACGTGGCGGTGAAGATCTTCTCATCCAGAGAGGAGCGCTCCTGGTTCCGTGAGGCTGAAATCTATCAGACCATCATGCTCCGCCATGAAAACATCCTGGGCTTTATAGCTGCTGACAACAAAG ACAATGGCACATGGACCCAGCTGTGGTTGGTGTCAGACTACCATGAGCATGGCTCTCTGTTTGACTACCTGAACCGCTACTCTGTCACTACTGAAGGAATGATCAAACTGGCACTATCGGCTGCCAGCGGCCTTGCACATCTGCACATGGAGATTCTTGGAACACAAG GAAAGCCAGGCATCGCCCACAGAGACCTGAAGTCCAAGAACATCCTCGTGAAGAAGAACTGCACCTGTGCCATCGCTGACCTGGGCTTGGCTGTCCGCCATGACTCTGCCACAGACACTATCGACATTGCGCCCAATCAAAGGGTGGGCACCAAGAG GTACATGGCTCCAGAGGTTCTGGATGAGACAATCAACATGAGACACTTCGACTCGTTTAAATGTGCTGATATCTACGCTTTGGGACTGGTCTACTGGGAGATTGCACGCCGCTGTAATAGTGGAG GTATCCACGAAGAGTACCAGCTGCCCTACTATGATCTGGTCCCTTCTGACCCTTCAATAGAGGAGATGAGAAAGTTGGTGTGTGACCAAAAGCTACGACCCAACATCCCAAATTGGTGGCAGAGCTATGAG GCCTTGCGGGTTATGGGCAAAATTATGAGGGAGTGTTGGTATTCTAATGGAGCTGCCCGCTTGACGGCCCTGCGCATCAAAAAGACCCTGTCCCAGCTCAGCATTCAAGAGGACATTAAGGTCTGA
- the ankrd33ab gene encoding photoreceptor ankyrin repeat protein, which translates to MATASEDPHLGSGPDEDGMSLLESESDSDSILSDDSVLPQHMPEIANGRAASTLYQACARNEPVSLRKILERGVTKEEVMELDINGWNGLMVACFKGFVDIVYGLHNCPFIDTNHQDNEGNTALMIASQAGHVNTVMFLLNYYPGTDPEIKDCRGFTALIKAAMTGRNDVVAALVMAGADIHAVDTTRGKCARDWALKTGRYETLYRLRRLNMRPKAEQFCESYVPEWPELKARVAKATAEKSATGKITQQLKNTFGFRLPRDPQDNGCLDHMVRMTTSVHSPLISTGCHPLCPTSPPEVGKRRQAVQELVKNHPEKELEESSVCHSNGSVSHIIPTIYSAESISTTCCADTERRGSILSLASAKVATTFISRSMARKNSVFPSGCIPKINVSRPSEATPKKEKKKKKERGFLEPPKWKYKEMKDEKKKEKKKAEKEKTETEKKEKRKEKHNKKAKN; encoded by the exons ATGGCCACCGCATCGGAGGACCCCCACCTGGGCTCAGGCCCTGATGAGGACGGCATGTCTCTGTTGGAGAGCGAGTCCGATTCAGACAGCATCCTCTCTGACGACTCGGTGCTTCCACAGCACATGCCGGAGATAGCAAACGGGCGTGCAGCATCAACACTGTATCAAGCATGCGCTCGTAATGAACCCGTCTCTCTGCGGAAGATTCTGGAGAGAGGGGTCACAAAAGAGGAAGTCATGGAGCTGGACATCAATGGCTGG AATGGCTTGATGGTGGCTTGCTTCAAAGGTTTCGTGGACATTGTATATGGGCTCCACAACTGTCCCTTTATAGACACAAATCACCAGGACAATGAAGGCAACACCGCTCTGATGATTGCATCCCAAGCAG GACACGTCAACACAGTCATGTTCCTCCTAAATTACTATCCTGGTACAGACCCTGAAATAAAGGATTGTCGAGGTTTCACGGCCCTCATCAAAGCTGCTATGACCGGCCGCAATGACGTTGTGGCTGCCCTTGTTATGGCTG gagCTGACATTCATGCAGTAGACACCACAAGAGGAAAATGCGCTCGGGACTGGGCACTGAAAACAGGTCGCTATGAGACTCTCTATCGTCTCCGACGCCTCAATATGCGACCAAAAGCTGAGCAGTTCTGTGAGAGTTATGTCCCTGAGTGGCCTGAGCTTAAAGCGAGAGTAGCCAAGGCCACAGCTGAGAAAAGTGCCACGGGAAAAATCACCCAGCAGCTCAAAAATACATTCGGGTTCAGACTTCCTCGTGACCCCCAGGATAACGGGTGCTTGGACCACATGGTGCGCATGACCACCAGTGTCCACAGTCCCCTTATTTCGACTGGATGCCACCCACTGTGCCCTACAAGCCCTCCTGAGGTTGGGAAGAGACGCCAGGCTGTGCAAGAGCTGGTGAAGAATCACCCAGAGAAGGAATTAGAAGAGAGCTCAGTGTGCCATAGCAACGGCTCAGTTTCACACATCATTCCCACAATCTACTCTGCAGAGTCCATCTCTACAACGTGCTGTGCCGACACTGAGCGACGAGGCAGCATCCTCTCATTGGCTTCCGCCAAAGTTGCGACTACATTTATTTCCCGCAGTATGGCGAGAAAGAACAGCGTATTCCCCTCGGGCTGCATCCCCAAAATCAACGTCAGCAGGCCTTCAGAGGCAAcaccaaagaaagaaaagaagaagaagaaggaaagggGCTTCTTGGAACCACCCAAGTGGAAATACAAGGAGATGAAGgatgagaagaagaaggaaaagaagaaagctgagaaagaaaagacagagacagagaaaaaggagaaaagaaaagaaaaacacaacaagaagGCCAAAAACTAA